The following proteins are co-located in the Conyzicola lurida genome:
- a CDS encoding M20/M25/M40 family metallo-hydrolase: MTQPRDEDLAPVVRMARDLIRIDTSNYGGGRAEPESAAADYVETILASYGIGSTRYERAPGRTNLVARWTGTDPSLPALMLHGHLDVVPADASAWTHGPFDGDITDGMLWGRGAVDMKNFVAMMLAAVGRLHTEGFRPQRDIVLVFFADEEDGTEYGSDWMVDAHPEVFAGVVNAVGEGGGYSVTVDGKRAYLMNTGEKGVLWLDLVARGQAGHGSLPAVDNPTLTLAAAITRIGDIQWPLILSNTTTILLERLRELAGVGPDATPEELASLVGPSAPRIRAGLRDVSNVTIISAGSKANVVPDVATATVDVRYIPGRRDEVLAAVRDAAGDRVEVTEQIHLPAFESSVTSPLIDELQAVISEVDPGAVILPHLIPGGTDAKALLRIGITGYGFIPLRLPEDFKFPAMFHGVDERVPLEALEFGEDVVARLLRRS; the protein is encoded by the coding sequence GTGACCCAGCCGCGCGACGAGGACCTCGCACCCGTCGTGCGGATGGCGCGCGACCTCATCCGCATCGACACGTCCAACTACGGCGGCGGGCGCGCCGAGCCCGAGTCGGCCGCGGCCGACTACGTCGAGACGATCCTCGCCTCGTACGGCATCGGCAGTACCCGCTACGAGCGGGCGCCCGGGCGCACCAACCTCGTCGCGCGCTGGACCGGCACCGACCCCTCCCTGCCCGCGCTCATGCTGCACGGCCACCTCGACGTGGTCCCGGCCGACGCCTCCGCCTGGACCCACGGCCCGTTCGACGGCGACATCACCGACGGCATGCTCTGGGGCCGCGGCGCCGTCGACATGAAGAACTTCGTGGCGATGATGCTGGCCGCGGTCGGCCGGCTGCACACCGAGGGCTTCCGTCCGCAGCGCGACATCGTGCTGGTCTTCTTCGCCGACGAGGAGGACGGCACCGAGTACGGCTCCGACTGGATGGTCGACGCGCACCCCGAGGTCTTCGCGGGCGTGGTCAACGCGGTCGGCGAGGGTGGCGGCTACAGCGTCACGGTCGACGGCAAGCGCGCCTACCTGATGAACACGGGCGAGAAGGGCGTGCTCTGGCTCGACCTCGTCGCCCGCGGGCAGGCCGGACACGGCTCGCTGCCCGCCGTCGACAATCCCACGCTGACCCTCGCCGCGGCGATCACCCGCATCGGCGACATCCAGTGGCCCCTCATTCTGAGCAACACGACCACGATCCTGCTCGAGCGCCTGCGCGAGCTCGCCGGCGTCGGGCCTGACGCGACCCCCGAGGAGCTCGCGAGCCTCGTCGGACCGAGCGCGCCGCGCATCCGCGCGGGACTCCGGGACGTCTCGAACGTCACGATCATCTCGGCGGGCAGCAAGGCGAATGTGGTGCCGGATGTCGCGACCGCGACGGTCGACGTCCGGTACATCCCCGGGCGGCGTGACGAGGTGCTCGCGGCGGTCCGCGACGCTGCGGGCGACCGCGTCGAGGTCACCGAGCAGATCCACCTGCCGGCCTTCGAGTCGTCGGTCACCAGCCCGCTGATCGACGAGCTGCAGGCCGTCATCTCCGAGGTCGACCCCGGCGCCGTCATCCTGCCGCACCTGATCCCCGGCGGCACCGACGCGAAAGCCCTGCTGCGCATCGGCATCACCGGGTACGGCTTCATCCCGCTGAGACTGCCGGAGGACTTCAAGTTCCCCGCCATGTTCCACGGAGTCGACGAGCGCGTGCCGCTCGAGGCGCTCGAGTTCGGCGAGGACGTCGTCGCGCGGTTGCTGCGGCGCAGCTAG
- a CDS encoding amino acid ABC transporter ATP-binding protein: MNALPLLRAHEVSKSFGHSLVLDNVSLDVARGEVVVLIGPSGAGKSTFLRTLNQLETIDSGSIYLDGELLGYDETNGKLHHLNETQITAQRRRLGMVFQQFNLFPHMTALQNIAHAPTHVRGIKPAEAKKQALALLDRVGLADRAHHYPSELSGGQQQRVAIARSLAMAPDILLFDEPTSALDPELVDDVLQVMRSLSQQGQTMIVVTHEMGFARDVADRVVFMTEGAIREVGTPEYIFKQSTNERLRSFLGSVGIAV, encoded by the coding sequence GTGAACGCCCTCCCCCTGCTTCGCGCCCACGAGGTGAGCAAGTCCTTCGGGCACTCGCTCGTGCTCGACAACGTCTCCCTCGACGTCGCCCGCGGCGAAGTCGTCGTACTCATCGGCCCGTCCGGCGCCGGCAAGTCGACCTTCCTGCGCACACTCAACCAGCTCGAGACCATCGACAGCGGCTCGATCTACCTCGACGGCGAACTGCTCGGCTACGACGAGACCAACGGCAAGCTGCACCACCTCAACGAGACGCAGATCACCGCCCAGCGCCGCCGCCTCGGCATGGTGTTCCAGCAGTTCAACCTGTTCCCGCACATGACCGCGCTGCAGAACATCGCGCACGCCCCCACCCACGTGCGCGGCATCAAGCCTGCCGAGGCGAAGAAGCAGGCGCTCGCCCTCCTCGACCGCGTCGGTCTCGCGGACCGCGCGCACCACTACCCCTCCGAGCTCTCGGGCGGACAGCAGCAGCGCGTCGCCATCGCCCGCTCGCTCGCGATGGCGCCCGACATCCTGCTCTTCGACGAGCCCACCTCGGCGCTCGACCCCGAGCTCGTCGACGATGTGCTGCAGGTCATGCGCTCGCTGTCGCAGCAGGGCCAGACGATGATCGTCGTCACGCACGAGATGGGCTTTGCCCGGGATGTCGCAGACCGCGTCGTGTTCATGACAGAGGGCGCGATCCGCGAGGTCGGTACGCCGGAATACATCTTCAAGCAGAGCACCAACGAGCGCCTGCGCTCGTTCCTCGGCAGCGTGGGGATCGCGGTATGA
- a CDS encoding HpcH/HpaI aldolase family protein → MSPKFAAWFSTPNVAGVEIVARAGYDTVIFDVEHGNFDLADLNRIIPFSSLLGLTVLVKVGAPERSPIQQALDFGADGIIIPHILDVAQAAEVCGLAKLPPLGDRSLAGGRTMDYIGFDADWSDVQNTKTLCLPMIEDPAALDDIEAILALDTVDGVFVGPGDLFARRGGGGYQVGEFEEQTLRSIGRAAAAAGKPWMMPAWSEVEQRIAIEEGAHTIGLRQEFAALRLAFSGALDDAKKLLP, encoded by the coding sequence ATGAGCCCCAAATTCGCCGCCTGGTTCTCGACGCCCAACGTCGCCGGAGTCGAGATCGTCGCCCGTGCCGGCTACGACACGGTCATCTTCGACGTCGAGCACGGCAACTTCGACCTCGCCGACCTCAACCGCATCATCCCGTTCTCGTCGCTCCTCGGCCTCACCGTGCTGGTCAAGGTCGGCGCGCCCGAACGCTCCCCCATCCAGCAGGCGCTCGACTTCGGCGCCGACGGCATCATCATCCCGCACATCCTCGACGTCGCCCAGGCCGCCGAGGTCTGCGGCCTCGCGAAACTGCCGCCGCTCGGCGACCGCAGCCTGGCCGGCGGCCGCACCATGGACTACATCGGCTTCGACGCCGACTGGTCCGACGTCCAGAACACGAAGACCCTGTGCCTGCCGATGATCGAAGACCCGGCGGCGCTCGACGACATCGAGGCGATCCTCGCGCTCGACACCGTCGACGGCGTCTTCGTCGGCCCGGGCGACCTGTTCGCCCGCCGCGGCGGTGGCGGCTACCAGGTCGGCGAGTTCGAGGAACAGACCCTGCGCAGCATCGGCCGTGCCGCGGCCGCCGCGGGCAAGCCGTGGATGATGCCGGCCTGGAGCGAGGTCGAGCAGCGCATCGCGATCGAGGAGGGCGCCCACACGATCGGTCTCCGCCAGGAGTTCGCCGCCCTGCGCCTCGCCTTCAGCGGCGCCCTCGACGACGCGAAGAAGCTGCTGCCGTGA
- a CDS encoding amino acid ABC transporter permease, producing the protein MSELTPVDVSTARRRRRPGQWIATIVVGALAAAVLWTFVTNPTVEWPVITKYLFFPAILQGLWTTIYLTIGAMAIGIVLGILLAAARLSPNKLVKAVADFFVWFFRGTPTLVQLIFWYNIAIFIPRVELGLPGADPFFSASTNDLINPVLAALLGLGLNEAAYMCEVVRGGLLSVPNGQKEAAQSLGLSSRKSFLQITLPQAMRAIVPPTGNQIIIMLKGTSLVSVMAVADLFYSAQGIYVTTGKVIPLLIVASIWYLFMTSVLYFLQSRLEKRFGRGFNRRVVGRVKSKPPRPVDPATPTAAKVPASVEGDNQ; encoded by the coding sequence ATGAGCGAGCTAACACCGGTCGACGTGTCGACCGCCCGGCGCCGGCGCCGTCCGGGCCAATGGATCGCGACGATCGTCGTCGGAGCCCTGGCCGCGGCCGTGCTCTGGACGTTCGTGACCAACCCGACGGTGGAGTGGCCCGTCATCACGAAGTACCTCTTCTTCCCCGCCATCCTGCAGGGCCTCTGGACCACGATCTATCTGACGATCGGCGCCATGGCGATCGGCATCGTGCTCGGTATCCTCCTGGCCGCGGCCCGTCTATCGCCGAACAAGCTCGTCAAGGCCGTCGCGGACTTCTTCGTCTGGTTCTTCCGCGGCACCCCGACGCTCGTGCAGCTCATCTTCTGGTACAACATCGCGATCTTCATCCCCCGCGTCGAACTCGGCCTGCCCGGCGCCGACCCGTTCTTCAGCGCGTCGACGAACGACCTCATCAACCCCGTGCTCGCCGCCCTCCTCGGCCTCGGCCTGAACGAAGCGGCGTACATGTGCGAGGTCGTGCGTGGCGGACTGCTCTCCGTGCCCAACGGCCAGAAGGAAGCCGCCCAGTCGCTCGGCCTCTCGTCGCGTAAGAGCTTCCTGCAGATCACCCTGCCGCAGGCCATGCGCGCCATCGTTCCCCCCACCGGCAACCAGATCATCATCATGTTGAAGGGCACATCGCTCGTCTCGGTGATGGCGGTCGCCGACCTGTTCTACTCCGCCCAGGGCATCTACGTCACGACGGGCAAGGTCATTCCGCTGCTCATCGTCGCCAGCATCTGGTACCTGTTCATGACGAGCGTCCTGTACTTCCTGCAGTCGCGTCTCGAGAAGCGCTTCGGCCGCGGTTTCAACCGCCGCGTCGTCGGCCGCGTCAAGTCCAAGCCGCCGCGTCCCGTCGACCCCGCGACACCGACCGCCGCCAAGGTTCCCGCTTCCGTGGAAGGAGACAACCAGTGA
- a CDS encoding RraA family protein, translating to MSVSPDVRIVTDIPEVSRELIETLAGLDLPTFGHILEEGFARGIHNIVGGEKLTVGRVITVKLVATDSRMVHYLTKLVRPGDFVVIDNGHNTTHAALGGGVSFSLSAFGAVGAAVSGTVTDVVELRQSGMAVYATGLAPLTTRFSAGPIQGAINVPVSVGGVTVRPGMIAMADENGVLFAEPAVLEALVDRVRGMMAWEPPVMAKVRAGISLAEQILPPEDLAELDALASAGKA from the coding sequence ATGAGCGTCTCCCCCGACGTGCGGATCGTCACCGATATCCCCGAGGTCTCGCGGGAGCTGATCGAGACCCTCGCGGGACTCGACCTCCCCACGTTCGGCCACATCCTCGAAGAGGGTTTCGCCCGCGGCATCCACAACATTGTCGGCGGTGAGAAACTCACCGTGGGCCGCGTCATCACGGTCAAGCTGGTCGCGACCGACTCGCGCATGGTGCACTACCTGACCAAGCTCGTGCGGCCGGGCGACTTCGTCGTCATCGACAACGGCCACAACACCACGCACGCGGCCCTCGGCGGCGGCGTCTCGTTCTCGCTCTCCGCCTTCGGAGCGGTCGGAGCCGCGGTCAGCGGTACCGTCACGGACGTCGTCGAGCTGCGTCAGTCGGGCATGGCGGTCTACGCCACAGGGCTCGCCCCGCTCACCACGCGCTTCTCGGCCGGTCCGATCCAGGGGGCCATCAACGTGCCCGTCTCGGTCGGCGGCGTCACTGTGCGCCCCGGCATGATCGCTATGGCCGACGAGAACGGTGTGCTCTTCGCCGAGCCCGCCGTGCTCGAAGCCCTCGTCGACCGCGTGCGCGGCATGATGGCCTGGGAACCGCCCGTTATGGCCAAGGTGCGCGCAGGAATCTCACTCGCAGAACAGATCCTCCCGCCGGAGGACCTCGCAGAACTCGACGCTCTCGCGAGCGCAGGAAAGGCCTGA